GGTAGCAGCCGATCTCGATCTTGCGGCGGATGTCGGCCTGAACCTCGCGACGCAGGTCACCCTCGACCTTGAGGTTGGCCTCGATGTAGTCACGCAGGTGGGTCAGCTGGTCATCGGTGAGGTCCCTGGTGCGCAGATTCCGGTCGATGCCGGTCGCTTCCAAGATCTCGGTGGAGCGGGTACGGCCGATGCCGAAGATGTAGGTCAGCGCGATCTCCATCCGCTTGTCACGCGGCAGATCGACGCCTACTAGTCGAGCCATAGGTGGCGTTTCCTCTTTTTCTAAGCGGAGGTCTTTTCCCAGCCCGTTCCCGAATTGATCGGGGCCCGGCCTCCGACCGGGCGTGGATGAAAGGGCCCATCTCTAAAGATGCGAGCCGTTCAGTGGTGCTGGGAGGTCTGCATTCAGTTGTGGGTGCTACTCGGCCTGGGTCTTGGTTCGTTTGTGCCGACCCGCTACGCCGTGCTTGCGGTCGCGGCTAACCCTGGCGCTGCTTGTGGCGTGGATCGGAGCAGATCACCATGACCCGCCCATGCCGACGGATCACCCTGCACTTGTCGCAAATCGGCTTCACGCTGGGGTTGACCTTCACGGCTTTTCGATCCTGTTCTCGTCTGTTGGTTGGTTACTTGTACCGGTACACGATGCGGCCCCGGGACAGGTCGTAGGGAGACAGCTCCACCACCACCCGGTCCTCGGGCAGGATGCGGATGTAGTGCTGCCGCATCTTGCCGCTGATGTGGGCAAGCACCTTGTGACCGTTCTCCAGCTCAATGCGAAACATCGCATTGGGCAGGGGCTCGACCACCCGGCCCTCGACCTCGATGGCGCCGTCCTTCTTGGCCATAACTACTCGTCAAATCCTCGTCGTTTAGTTTCGTTGTCGTCTGCGCCAACGCGGCACAGGATTCACACCGACTTTGGAACGTGAGCCGGTGACAGGAAATTCCCAGGGAACGGACACACAAAAAAGCCGGCGCGAAATGTCGCACCGTCGCTCCATGGTACCCGCTCGTGCGGCATGGCCAAAATCCGCGATCCGGGCGCTCGCGGGCGCCACCTCGACCCACCACAGCACTCCTGACAAGCGCATACTTGACCACGATGACACGTCCCCTTGCTGGCGCCGCGCAGTCACGCAAACCGGTGATCCTGACCGTCGACGACGATCCCGCGGTTTCGCGCGCAGTGGCCCGAGACCTGCGGCGCAAATACGGCGAGAATCACCGCATCGTGCGCGCGGAGTCTGGTCCCGAGGCGCTGGAAACCCTCAAGCAGCTCAAGCTGCGCGGCGAAACGGTCGCCACGCTGATCGCCGACTACCGGATGCCGCAGATGAGCGGCATCGAGTTTCTCGAGCAGGCGATGGATTTGTACCCGGTGGCGCGCCGCGTGCTGCTCACCGCCTACGCCGACACCCACGCCGCGATCGACGCGATCAACGTCGTGGACCTGGACCACTACCTGCTCAAGCCGTGGGATCCGCCGGAGGAGAAGTTCTACCCCGTCATCGACGGGCTGCTCGAGGCCTGGCGGGCGGCACCGGAACACCCCATCCCGCACACCAAGGTGATCGGGCACCGCTGGTCGGCGCGGTCCTGGGAGGTGCGCGACTTCCTGGCTCGCAACGGCCTCTACTACACCTGGTTCATGGCCGACGAGCCCGACGGCGAGCGACTCCTGCAGGCGGCCGGCGAAGACGGCAAGCGGCTGCCCGTCGTCGTCACCGAGCACGGCGACCCGCTGGTGGAACCCTCCGACGCCGACCTGGCCGACAAACTGGGCCTGTCCTCCACGCCGTCGCAGGAGTTTTACGACCTCATCGTCATCGGCGGTGGGCCGGCGGGCCTGGCCGCCGCGGTGTACGGCGCCTCCGAGGGACTGCGCACGGTGCTGATCGAGCACACCGCGACCGGCGGGCAAGCGGGGCAGAGCTCGCGCATTGAGAACTACCTGGGCTTCCCCGACGGAGTATCGGGCGGCCAGCTGGCCGAGCGGGCACGCCGGCAGGCCGAGAAGTTCGGCGCCGAGATCATCACCGCCCGCAGGGCAACCGGCATCGAGGTCAATGGGCCCAAGCGCACCGTGCGGTTCGCCGACGGCGGGTCGATCGACGCGCACGCGGTCATCCTGGCCACCGGCGTCTCCTACCGTCAGCTGACCGCCGAGGGACTCACGGAGCTGACCGGCTGCGGCGTCTACTACGGCGCCGCGGTGTCGGTCGCCTCGGACTGCGAAGACGAAGAGGTGTACGTGATCGGCGGCGCCAACTCCGCCGGCCAGGCCGCGATGTATCTGTCGCGGACGGCCAAGTCGGTCAACATCGTGGTGCGCGCTCCGTCGCTCGAGGCGTCGATGTCGTACTACCTGATCCAGCAGATCGAGGCGAACCCCAAGATCAACGTCCTGACCTGCACCGAGGTGCAGCGCGCCACCGGCGACGGCCACCTGGAGAAGCTGACCCTGGTCAACAACCGGACGGAGCAGGTCGAGGACGTCGCCTGCGCCCGGATGTTCATCTTCATCGGCGCCGCCCCGCGCACCGAGTGGCTGGACGGGGTGGTGGCCCGCGACGACCACGGCTTCATCCTGACCGGCCCGGACCTACGCAACGTGTGCGGCTGGACGCTGGACCGGCCACCGCATCACCTGGAAACCAGCGTGCCGGGCGTCTTCGCCACCGGCGACGTCCGCTCCACCTCCGCCAAACGGGTCGCGGCCGCCGTCGGTGAAGGGTCGATGGCCGTGATGCTGGTCCACCGCTACCTGGCCGAGTCCTAGAAGGGTCGCGCGTCATGACCGCCAATACGCCGTGTGAGCCAGACGAGCTGCGCTCCCTGTTCCTGTTCGAGGCGCTGACCGACGAACAGCTCGCGGTGCTGTGCACCAACGGGCGCATCCAGGAGTACCAGCCGGGGCCGATCTGCGTGGAAGGCGAACCGGCGACCTGCTTCTACGTGCTGATCGACGGCGAGTTGGCGATGTCGAAGCTGTCCGGCGGGCAGGACATCGAAACGGTCCGCACCTCGCAACGCGGCGTGTATGCCGGGGCCTGGCGGGCGTTCACCGGCGGGAAGCAGAAGACCTACGACGCCTCGGTCCACGTGACCAGGCCGTCGCGGTTCTTCGTGATGGAGGCGCCCGTCTTCGCCCAGTTCATGCGCGACCAGTTCCCGATGGCGGTGCATCTGCTCGACGGCATCGCCGTCGGCACCGACCGAACCCGCCGCATCATCGACAACCGGGAAAAGCTGCTGGCGCTGGGCCGACTGTCCGCCGGGCTGACGCATCAGCTCAACAACCCGGCCGCGGCGATCTCGCGGGCCGCGGCGGATCTGCGCGAACGCGTCGCCAGCATGCGTCACAAGCTCGCGATGCTCGCCGACGGCACCATCACACCCGAGGCGTTGAGCGCCCTGGTGCGCCTGCAGGAGCGGGTTGCCGAGCAGGTCGCCAAATCGGCGACCCAGCACCTGAGCGCGCTGGAGAGCTCCGACCGCGAGGATGCCATCGGCGACTGGCTCGACGAGCACGGCATCGACGGCGGATGGGACATCGCGCCGACGCTCGTCGAGGGCGGCGTCGACACCGACTGGCTGGAGCGGATTTCCACGGTCGCCGAGGAACTCGCGTCGGCAACGTTGGAGCAGGCGGTCCGATGGATCAACTACACCATCGAGAGCGAACTGCTGATGAACCAGATTCTGGAAGCCAGCAAGCGGATTTCGGCGCTGGTCGCCGACGCCAAGCAGTACTCGCAACTGGATCGGGCGCCGTTCCAGGTGGCCAACGTGCACGACCTGCTGCACAGCACGCTGGTGATGTTCGCCGACCGGTTGACCAAGGACGGCGGCAAGGATGCCGGCAAGGACGCCAAGACCATCAACCTGGTGAAGGAGTGGGACCGCTCGCTACCCGAAATCCCTTGCTACCCAGGCGATCTCAATCAAGTATGGACCAACATCATCGACAACGCGATCGCCGCGATGCGCGATCAGGGCGGCACGCTGACCATCCGCACCTGCCGCTACAACGACAACATGGCCCGGGTCGAAATCTGTGACACCGGGCCGGGTGTCCCCGCCGATATCCGCGAGCACATCTTCGAGCCGTTCTTCACCACCAAACCGTTCGGCGAAGGCACCGGCCTCGGGCTGGACCTCGCGTTCAACATCGTCGTCAAGAAGCATCGCGGCGATCTGCGGGTGGAATCGGTGCCGGGCGACACCCGGTTCATCGTGTTGCTGCCGCTGGAGAGCCCCGTCGCCGACGTCGCCGCCGTGGATGACGACGAGGTGGACGACGCCGAGGCTGAATAAGGCTGGACAAGGTGGAATAGCCGCACCGGCGGCCGGGTTGGAGACGGCATGACCGATGCAGCTGCGAGCAAGCCCAATCTTGGCCGGTTCGGATCGTTCGGACGTGGCGTAACGCCACAGCAAGCAAAGGAAATCGAGGCACTGGGCTACGGAGCCGTCTGGGTAGGCGGCTCACCGCCCGCCGAACTGGCTTGGGTGGAGCCCATCCTGGAAGCGACGAGCACGTTGCAAGTGGCCACCGGCATCGTGAACATTTGGACCGCGCCAGCCAACGAGGTCGCCGAGTCGTTCCATCGGATCGACAAGGCCTACCCGGATCGTTTTGTGCTCGGCATCGGCGTCGGCCACCGCGAGGTGATCAGCGAATATCGCAAGCCCTACGACGCGCTGGTCGAATACCTGGACGCGCTCGACGAGTACGGCGTGCCCGCCCATCGGCGGGTGGTGGCCGCCCTGGGCCCACGGGTGCTGAAGCTCTCGGCGCAGCGCAGCGCCGGCGCGCACCCGTATCTGACGACGCCGGAGCACACCGCGCACGCGCGCGAGCTGATCGGGCCGTCGGCGTTCTTGGCACCCGAGCACAAGGTGGTGCTGACCACCCCGGACAAGGCGGGAGCCGACCAGGCCCGCGCGGTCGGACGCAAGGCGCTGGACATGTACTTCAACCTGGCCAACTACCGCAACAACTGGAAGCGGTCGGGCTTCGGCGAGGACGAGGTCGTCCGTCCGGGCAGCGACCGCCTGGTCGACGCGGTGGTGGCCTACGGCACTCCCGACGCGATCGCCGCACGCCTTAACGAGCACCTGGAGGCAGGGGCCGACCACGTGGCCGTGCAGGTCCTCACCGAAGATGAAAACCTGGTCTCGGCTTTGGCTGAACTGGCGGGGCCGCTCGGACTGAACCGCTCGTAATCAACCGCGGAGGGGACCTCGATGAATGACGCCGCAGCACTCAAGCCCAACCTCGGTCGCTACGGCGCCTGGCTGCCCACCCGATCCATCACACCCGAGCTGGCCGCCGAGATCGAAGCCCTCGGGTATTCGGCGGCCTGGATCGGCGGATCACCGGACGCCGATCTGGCCTGGGTGGAACCGGCACTGGCGCAGACCAATTCGTTACAGCTGGCCACCGGCATCGTCAACATCTGGACGGCGGCGGCCGCACCCGTCGCCGAATCGTTCAAGCGCATCGAAAGTGCTTACCCTGGAAGGTTTTTGCTCGGTATCGGGGTGGGCCACCCCGAGCACACCCAGGAGTATGTCAAGCCCTACGCCGCACTGGTCGGCTATCTCGATGCCCTCGACGAGGCGCTGGTGCCGACCAGCCGGCGGGTCCTCGCCGCGCTCGGGCCCAAGGTGTTGGCGCTGTCCGCGGAACGCAGCGCCGGTGCGCACCCGTACCTGACCACGCCGGAGCACACGGCCAGGGCGCGCGAACAGCTCGGCAATTCGGTGTTCCTGGCCCCGGAGCACAAAGTCGTGCTGACCACCGACCGCGACAAGGCGCGCGAGGCCGGCCGTCAGATCGTCCAGCACTATCTGGGGCTGAGCAACTACGTCAACAACTGGCTGCGGCTGGGATTCACCGAGAACGACGTGCGCGGGGCCGGCAGCGACCGGCTGATCGACGCGGTGGTCGCCTACGGCACCCCGGAGGCCATCGTGAAGCGTCTGGGCGAGCACCTCGACGCCGGCGCCGACCACGTAGCCATCCAGGTGCTGGGCGGCTACAACGACGAGACGCTGCTGCCCTCGCTGAGGGAACTGGCGGAGCCGCTTGGGCTAACCCCCACAAGCTGACCGCGACCCTCGGTTAGGGTTTGACCATGCGGCTGCTGGTCACTGGTGGTGCCGGTTTCATCGGCGCGAATTTCGTGCACAGCACCGTGCGCGAACGTCCCGACGTTTCAGTGACGGTGCTGGACGCCCTGACTTACGCCGGCCGGCGCGAATCGCTGGCCGGTGTCGACGCGGCCATCAGGCTGGTGGAGGGCGACATCTGCGACGCCGAGCTGGTGTCCCGGCTGATCGCCGAATCCGACGCGGTGGTGCACTTCGCCGCAGAGAGCCACGTCGACAACGCGCTGGACAATCCCGAGCCGTTTCTGCACACCAACGTGGTCGGCACGTACACGATCCTGGAAGCGGTACGGCGTCGCGGGGTGCGGCTGCACCACATCTCGACCGACGAGGTCTACGGCGATCTGGAGCTCGACGACCCGCAGCGGTTCACCGAGTCGACGCCCTACAACCCGTCGAGCCCGTACTCGGCGACCAAGGCCGCTGCCGACATGCTGGTGCGGGCGTGGGTGCGCTCGTACGGCGTGCGCGCGACCCTGTCCAATTGCTCGAACAACTATGGGCCGTATCAGCACATCGAGAAGTTCATCCCGCGCCAGATCACCAATGTGCTGACCGGCAGACGGTGCAAGCTGTACGGCGCCGGCGCCAACGTCCGCGACTGGATCCACGTCGACGACCACAACAGCGCGGTCTGGCAGATCCTGGACAAGGGCCAGATCGGTCAGACCTACCTGATCTCGGCCGAGGGCGAGCGCGACAACCTGACCGTGCTGCGGACGCTGCTTTCGCTGATGGGTCGCGACGAAGACGACTTCGACCACGTCACCGACCGCGTCGGCCACGACCTGCGCTACGCCATCGATCCGTCCCTGCTGTATGACGAATTGCACTGGGCGCCAAAGCACACCGACTTCGAAGAGGGATTGCGGGAAACCATCGACTGGTATCGGGCAAACGAATCCTGGTGGCGTCCGCTGAAGGACGCATCGGAAGCCCGCTACGAACAACGGGGGCAGTGAGATGGAAGTTCGCGAACTCAAGGTGCCCGGCGCCTGGGAGATCACCCCGAGAATCCACGGGGATTCGCGCGGCATGTTCTTCGAATGGCTGAAGAACACCGATTTCGGCTCGTTCGCCGGCCATGGGCTGAATGTGCAGCAGGCCAATTGCTCGGTATCGGCCGCCGGGGTGCTGCGCGGGCTGCACTTCGCCCAGCTGCCACCCAGCCAGGCCAAATACGTGACCTGCGTGCGTGGTGCGGTGTTCGACGTGGTGGTCGACATTCGGGTCGGCTCACCGACATTCGGCCAGTGGGACTCGGTACTGCTCGACGACCAGGACCGGCGCACGATCTACATCTCCGAAGGCCTCGGGCACGGTTTCCTTGCGCTGCAAGATAATTCGACGGTGATGTACTTGTGCTCGGCGGAATACAGCCCGCAGCGCGAGCACACCATCTGCGCCACCGACCCGGCCCTGGGCATCGACTGGCCACTGGTCGACGGTGCCGCCCCGAGTCTGTCCGACCGCGACGCCGTCGCCCCCAGCTTCGACGAGGTGCATGCCGCCGGGCTGCTGCCCACCTGGGACGAGGCGCAGAAGTTTGCCGCGCAACTGCGCGGCAAGTCCTGAGATACTGATTGCCGGGCCGCAACCGCAATAGCCTTTCGGCGTCGTCGCCACCTACCCGTAGCGAGGCG
The Mycobacterium sp. 050128 genome window above contains:
- the rfbB gene encoding dTDP-glucose 4,6-dehydratase, translated to MRLLVTGGAGFIGANFVHSTVRERPDVSVTVLDALTYAGRRESLAGVDAAIRLVEGDICDAELVSRLIAESDAVVHFAAESHVDNALDNPEPFLHTNVVGTYTILEAVRRRGVRLHHISTDEVYGDLELDDPQRFTESTPYNPSSPYSATKAAADMLVRAWVRSYGVRATLSNCSNNYGPYQHIEKFIPRQITNVLTGRRCKLYGAGANVRDWIHVDDHNSAVWQILDKGQIGQTYLISAEGERDNLTVLRTLLSLMGRDEDDFDHVTDRVGHDLRYAIDPSLLYDELHWAPKHTDFEEGLRETIDWYRANESWWRPLKDASEARYEQRGQ
- the rfbC gene encoding dTDP-4-dehydrorhamnose 3,5-epimerase; amino-acid sequence: MEVRELKVPGAWEITPRIHGDSRGMFFEWLKNTDFGSFAGHGLNVQQANCSVSAAGVLRGLHFAQLPPSQAKYVTCVRGAVFDVVVDIRVGSPTFGQWDSVLLDDQDRRTIYISEGLGHGFLALQDNSTVMYLCSAEYSPQREHTICATDPALGIDWPLVDGAAPSLSDRDAVAPSFDEVHAAGLLPTWDEAQKFAAQLRGKS
- a CDS encoding LLM class F420-dependent oxidoreductase, with translation MTDAAASKPNLGRFGSFGRGVTPQQAKEIEALGYGAVWVGGSPPAELAWVEPILEATSTLQVATGIVNIWTAPANEVAESFHRIDKAYPDRFVLGIGVGHREVISEYRKPYDALVEYLDALDEYGVPAHRRVVAALGPRVLKLSAQRSAGAHPYLTTPEHTAHARELIGPSAFLAPEHKVVLTTPDKAGADQARAVGRKALDMYFNLANYRNNWKRSGFGEDEVVRPGSDRLVDAVVAYGTPDAIAARLNEHLEAGADHVAVQVLTEDENLVSALAELAGPLGLNRS
- the rpsM gene encoding 30S ribosomal protein S13 — its product is MARLVGVDLPRDKRMEIALTYIFGIGRTRSTEILEATGIDRNLRTRDLTDDQLTHLRDYIEANLKVEGDLRREVQADIRRKIEIGCYQGLRHRRGLPVRGQRTKTNARTRKGPKRTIAGKKKAR
- a CDS encoding FAD-dependent oxidoreductase encodes the protein MTRPLAGAAQSRKPVILTVDDDPAVSRAVARDLRRKYGENHRIVRAESGPEALETLKQLKLRGETVATLIADYRMPQMSGIEFLEQAMDLYPVARRVLLTAYADTHAAIDAINVVDLDHYLLKPWDPPEEKFYPVIDGLLEAWRAAPEHPIPHTKVIGHRWSARSWEVRDFLARNGLYYTWFMADEPDGERLLQAAGEDGKRLPVVVTEHGDPLVEPSDADLADKLGLSSTPSQEFYDLIVIGGGPAGLAAAVYGASEGLRTVLIEHTATGGQAGQSSRIENYLGFPDGVSGGQLAERARRQAEKFGAEIITARRATGIEVNGPKRTVRFADGGSIDAHAVILATGVSYRQLTAEGLTELTGCGVYYGAAVSVASDCEDEEVYVIGGANSAGQAAMYLSRTAKSVNIVVRAPSLEASMSYYLIQQIEANPKINVLTCTEVQRATGDGHLEKLTLVNNRTEQVEDVACARMFIFIGAAPRTEWLDGVVARDDHGFILTGPDLRNVCGWTLDRPPHHLETSVPGVFATGDVRSTSAKRVAAAVGEGSMAVMLVHRYLAES
- a CDS encoding ATP-binding protein: MTANTPCEPDELRSLFLFEALTDEQLAVLCTNGRIQEYQPGPICVEGEPATCFYVLIDGELAMSKLSGGQDIETVRTSQRGVYAGAWRAFTGGKQKTYDASVHVTRPSRFFVMEAPVFAQFMRDQFPMAVHLLDGIAVGTDRTRRIIDNREKLLALGRLSAGLTHQLNNPAAAISRAAADLRERVASMRHKLAMLADGTITPEALSALVRLQERVAEQVAKSATQHLSALESSDREDAIGDWLDEHGIDGGWDIAPTLVEGGVDTDWLERISTVAEELASATLEQAVRWINYTIESELLMNQILEASKRISALVADAKQYSQLDRAPFQVANVHDLLHSTLVMFADRLTKDGGKDAGKDAKTINLVKEWDRSLPEIPCYPGDLNQVWTNIIDNAIAAMRDQGGTLTIRTCRYNDNMARVEICDTGPGVPADIREHIFEPFFTTKPFGEGTGLGLDLAFNIVVKKHRGDLRVESVPGDTRFIVLLPLESPVADVAAVDDDEVDDAEAE
- the rpmJ gene encoding 50S ribosomal protein L36, whose amino-acid sequence is MKVNPSVKPICDKCRVIRRHGRVMVICSDPRHKQRQG
- the infA gene encoding translation initiation factor IF-1, with translation MAKKDGAIEVEGRVVEPLPNAMFRIELENGHKVLAHISGKMRQHYIRILPEDRVVVELSPYDLSRGRIVYRYK
- a CDS encoding LLM class F420-dependent oxidoreductase; its protein translation is MNDAAALKPNLGRYGAWLPTRSITPELAAEIEALGYSAAWIGGSPDADLAWVEPALAQTNSLQLATGIVNIWTAAAAPVAESFKRIESAYPGRFLLGIGVGHPEHTQEYVKPYAALVGYLDALDEALVPTSRRVLAALGPKVLALSAERSAGAHPYLTTPEHTARAREQLGNSVFLAPEHKVVLTTDRDKAREAGRQIVQHYLGLSNYVNNWLRLGFTENDVRGAGSDRLIDAVVAYGTPEAIVKRLGEHLDAGADHVAIQVLGGYNDETLLPSLRELAEPLGLTPTS